Below is a genomic region from Cyanobacterium sp. T60_A2020_053.
TGTACAAGAAAAAGATCAATAAACATAAGTTTCTTGTCAATTCTTTAACCTAACACCGCGACACCCGACACCAACAATTAATTCTATTTTTGCGTAACATCAGTTATTTAGATTAAATCTTCATCGTCATCTAAATCATCGTCTAAATCAGCATCAAAGTCATCGTCTTCCCCGTCAATCAATTCTGAAATTTCTTCATCTTCTGAAGCTGGTAAGAGGATGACTTTTTCTTCTTTTTCTTCTCGGTAAATGATTCGATTATTACTTTCTAGCCATTCTAGCAGAGAACCTTCTTGTTTTAATGGGATGACGGGCGCTGGTTCGTAGCGTTTTTCTTGTCGTAGAGCAGGGTTTTTCATAAACGAAAGCCATAATGGTTTTTGATCACAGTCTTATATCTTAGCAAATTTGCTCCTCTCTGCCAAGTTCAAAATATGAATTAGGCTTTGCTGAAAAAGTGGTGTCGTTAAGAGAAGTGGGAAGTGGATAGTGGGCAGTGGATAGTGAGTAATGGGTAATGAGTTAACTAACCCCTAATTCCTAGTTAGGTGGTTTTGATTTATTCAGCAAATAGGACTTATGAATTGATAATTTCCTTTGCCTTTTGCTCAATTATTAATTATCCATCTTCCATAGAAAACTGCTATAATATAGAATTTGGCAGTAATTAACCTTGCTTCTTTAAGTAAAGGAAGCCATTTTTTGTCCACAAGGAGATTTTTAAGAGAATGACTGTAACCTATGAATTAATGTTTATTTTGCGCCCTGATTTAAGTCAAGAGCAAGTAAACCAACAAATGCGCAAATATCGTGATTTACTCAAGCAGTTTGGTGCCGACAAAGTATCCATGGAAGTTTGGGGTAAACGCCGTTTAGCTTATGAAATTAACCGTTTTCAAGATGGTGTTTATATCTTATGTTACTTTACAGGGGATGGTACACAAGTAGCGCCCGTCGAACGAGATATGCGTCTAAGTGAGGAAGTAATTCGTTACTTGACTACTAAACATGAAAAAGGTTTAGAATTTGAGGAAAAAGATGTTCCTGAAGCACCAGAAGCGGTTGCACCTCCGACAGCGCCCGTCACCCCTACTGAAGCACCCGAAAGTAGCGAGGAAACCACCGTAGAGGAAGTAACCGAAGCAGATAGCAATTCCGAAGAAGAATAATTTTCAGGGGGTAGATTTTGCTCAAAAAAGGTCAAGGATGGCGCTTAGGATGGCGAGAAGATGATCGTCTTTACCCGGCTTTGATCGGCTCTGATACATGGGCGCTAGAATTGACTAAAGCAGAAATGACTGATTTTTGTCGTCTTTTACCCCAGCTTTCTGATAGTATGTCAGCCATGACAGAATACCTCATGGCAGAAGAAACTATTTCCTGTGAAGTAGAAACCCCTTTGATGTGGTTAGGTGCTGATGGTTATTGTCATCATTTTTCCGTAAGAATTATTTTGCATACAGGGAGGGGCGCTGAAGGTTATTGGGAAGCAAAAGCTATCCCAGAATTACTCAGCGCCCTTCAATGCTTAAAATCTTACTAACCTTGACAAAAAGTGATTGTAAGTGCTATAATAGTTCACTGTTGTAAAACAACGGGGCGTAGCGCAGCTTGGTAGCGCACCACTTTGGGGTAGTGGGGGTCGTGGGTTCAAATCCCGCCGCTCCGATATAATAAATTAAGTTTTAAACTTGTGGACACCTAGTACATCAAAGATGAATCCTTCTCTTCTGTTACTCTAACTAGGGTCTATTAAATAACAAACCTCATAATTGTCAATTATCCATTGTCAATTGTCAATTTAAGCTACTTACTAGCTTCGGCGGTGGCAGGTTCTTCTTCAAATTGTAATAGTTTACGGTAAAATTGCTGCGAAAAATCAACGTGTCGATTTTTTTTAAAATTTTTAATTAATAAAATTAAGTATTGTACAAATTGAGAATTAGATAAATTAATTTCATAATTCAAATCAGCACTACCATCGAATTGTAAGCGACAACGAGTTAATTCTGATGGTAAACGGGAAACATACCAAATCGCCACAAAAGGAATACTTTGATTCCCCTCAATTACTCTTTCCCCCTCTAAATAGCCTTGTTGATAGAGACTTAGGGCATAAGGTAAAGTTTCATGCTGATCTTTTCCGTAATAAGGCTGATACATTAAAGTATCTCCTTTACTCGCTGGTTGTAGTTTTTCGATGGACATGGTGTCTTAATGGATAATGGATAATTGAATAGGTTAGCTAACTTAATTCTCGGTTATATTCGACTTGTTGTGAGTTAAATATCTGCGTATGTGAAACCCTGATTAAATAAAGGCTAAATTTTGTAAAAAACCTATTCCGCAATAACTTTATCTTACATCGCCAAGAATCGGGCTAGAAGCCCGAAATAGAGTGAAAGGGTTTTAAACTCTCCATGATGGTTCAGTTTAGCTAATTTTTTTGACAGAGGAAGAAAACTTTAATTTTTGAGCAATTAAAACATTATGAACTACCATTAATGCTATAGTCCATAAAGCATTAACAGAGAAAACTTGCCACAATACAGCAAGATTAAAACCGTGTAAACCACCTAAAACAGCGCCCCCCACCCAAATCATGGCTTGATAAGCGATGTAACCAATCATGAGAGAGGCAAATATAGAAATAAGATACTGACGGAAACTACTACTATATCGCTCAAATCGAAATAAACCAAACATAGTGGCTAATAATCCCCCCAATAAAATTACGACTCCCCAGGCAAAGGTACTAAAATCTAAAGGATAATCGCGCATGGTAAAACCAATTACTTGATTGACTAACCACATCAATAAAATTGTGATGATGGCTTTGCTCTTAGAAAGACTGGTGGATGCTAACGCACCAAAACCCACTAGAGGCAAGGCACAAGTAAAAACCACATTACTGAAACTACCCAAAGCAAGAAGACTAAAAAACCATATACTACTGTTGTTAACTGTCTTTTGACAATTTACCCAGTTAATTTTATCAGCATCATCGGGAAATCTGGAAATGGAAAGAGTCATATAAAATACCTCATTGATAATATTTGTGTAAAAATTTCCCTTATTCGGTAGGGAGTTGTGAAAGTTGGGGTAAAGTTGAAAAAAGGATCAGCATCATTGATTATACAATTAATCAGGATAGTAAGACTAGGATAAGCTAAGACGCATTTAACTCCCATTGTTACCTAATTTTTTAGTAGCTCAAAATCTTAATTATTGCCTTTTGCCCATGCTCATTTAATGACTCAAAGGCAAACTGGCTAATGATTTTATGGGGTGACGCCAATTTCCTGCATTTTTGCCACTCGGATAGTAAAGTCACCTCCTCCGGTAAGAGCAAAAGAGCGCACCCTAATGATATATTTTCCCTCAGTGGTAATGGTAGTAAATAAAAGGGAATTAGTTGAGCCGTCAGGTGCATCGTCATTTTCAGCTACAGTTTGACCATCTTCTGTCATTAAAATTACAATAGTATCAAATTGATCTGAAATTATCTCAATTAAGATTCGGTCTTTTTCTTTCAGGTTAACAGCGTAATCCCTCGCAAATCCCCCATCCCCAGTGGGAATGTCTTGGTTAGAGAGTTTATCCTCAACAGTTTCTCCTAAAATAATTGGTAAAGGTTGATACACTCTAGGCGGTGGTAATTGAGCGTTGGCATTAGTGATATTAATTAACCCTAGATTGGCTAAAGTGAAGATTATCAGTAAAGGGTGACGGGCGCTGGGCATAAAGTTTTGTTTATTTATTATAAAATCCACTCAGAAACACGATCTCCCAAATCTAAGTTAATACTAATTGCTTTGCCTAAACGGGGTCTATTTTTGCTTTCGAGGATACCTGTTTCCACTTGTGCCACTACTCCCCAAGCGTTAAGATAAGTAGTGATTTGTTCTAGATGGGCATAATATTCTGTTTCGCTAAGGGGAAAAGAGTTTTGTTGTAGATACTTCCACATGACTTGAAAATAAATACGGTCTTTAATTTTTAACACCTGTACATCATAAGAATAGCCCCATTTATCAAAAATTAACCGATGTAAGTCTTCACCTGTCATATTTACCCATTAAAAATTTAGAAGTTAGTCAATATTTTAACCTTCTTGGGTCGTTTGTACGGAA
It encodes:
- a CDS encoding DUF3134 domain-containing protein; protein product: MKNPALRQEKRYEPAPVIPLKQEGSLLEWLESNNRIIYREEKEEKVILLPASEDEEISELIDGEDDDFDADLDDDLDDDEDLI
- a CDS encoding 30S ribosomal protein S6 — its product is MTVTYELMFILRPDLSQEQVNQQMRKYRDLLKQFGADKVSMEVWGKRRLAYEINRFQDGVYILCYFTGDGTQVAPVERDMRLSEEVIRYLTTKHEKGLEFEEKDVPEAPEAVAPPTAPVTPTEAPESSEETTVEEVTEADSNSEEE
- a CDS encoding DUF1818 family protein gives rise to the protein MLKKGQGWRLGWREDDRLYPALIGSDTWALELTKAEMTDFCRLLPQLSDSMSAMTEYLMAEETISCEVETPLMWLGADGYCHHFSVRIILHTGRGAEGYWEAKAIPELLSALQCLKSY
- a CDS encoding PPC domain-containing protein translates to MYQPLPIILGETVEDKLSNQDIPTGDGGFARDYAVNLKEKDRILIEIISDQFDTIVILMTEDGQTVAENDDAPDGSTNSLLFTTITTEGKYIIRVRSFALTGGGDFTIRVAKMQEIGVTP
- a CDS encoding DUF3067 family protein → MTGEDLHRLIFDKWGYSYDVQVLKIKDRIYFQVMWKYLQQNSFPLSETEYYAHLEQITTYLNAWGVVAQVETGILESKNRPRLGKAISINLDLGDRVSEWIL